In a genomic window of Gigantopelta aegis isolate Gae_Host chromosome 9, Gae_host_genome, whole genome shotgun sequence:
- the LOC121381622 gene encoding uncharacterized protein LOC121381622, translating into MAASRFYRNHEVEDAKTILFDLCYNTESCGRMIKRKGVEKKKNNIHDILNLLHNTEPDDVPCVAAKDLNKLLPILYNHMDMAIILKELDIMKGSIASLQTAQMATAEICRSTFQNKKDCACSVGLAVDVSQENDEDTDIVSSSPVNDCVHDSGLEAETVTLSDINILKQSQNVITEKEDGELDDSITHAKQLIRNCKTPNRQSSPVRPDEPVSHVTSEMSQHTGTARNFADMAAGLASNGMELNREKKTRKAVPHRSGVDSEGFKFVGPKRKMPVVIGTAQSSALRGVKSIPVPVFVTRLAPGTKESDILDYVRSVLGIDVWCEKLRTRYDTYSSFKILVDSKNIDKLMSPNVWPEEVLVRKFYVIRH; encoded by the exons ATGGCGGCAAGCCGTTTCTACAGAA ATCACGAAGTTGAGGATGCTAAGACAATCTTATTTGACCTTTGCTATAATACGGAAAGTTGTGGACGTATGATAAAACGAAAGGgtgttgaaaagaaaaagaataacaTTCATGATATTTTGAATTTGCTGCATAACACTGAACCAGATGATGTACCATGCGTCGCTGCGAAAGATCTGAATAAACTGCTGCCAATTCTTTACAATCATATGGACATGGCCATTATTTTGAAGGAACTTGACATAATGAAAGGCAGTATTGCCTCTTTGCAAACAGCCCAGATGGCCACTGCTGAGATATGTCGAAGTACATTCCAGAATAAAAAAGATTGTGCATGTTCAGTGGGGTTGGCTGTCGATGTAAGCCAAGAAAATGATGAAGATACTGATATTGTGAGTTCTTCACCCGTGAACGATTGTGTACACGACAGTGGTTTAGAGGCGGAAACAGTCACACTTAGCGACATTAATATCTTGAAACAAAGCCAAAATGTAATAACCGAAAAGGAAGATGGTGAACTAGATGACAGCATAACACATGCAAAACAGCTGATACGAAATTGCAAAACCCCTAATAGGCAATCGAGCCCAGTACGACCAGATGAGCCTGTATCTCATGTTACTAGTGAGATGTCTCAACACACAGGGACTGCACGCAATTTTGCTGATATGGCTGCTGGATTGGCATCTAATGGCATGGAGCTGAatagagaaaagaaaacaagaaaagctGTTCCGCACAGAAGTGGTGTTGATTCAGAGGGATTTAAGTTTGTTGGTCCGAAGCGAAAAATGCCGGTAGTAATAGGAACCGCACAGTCATCGGCACTGCGGGGAGTCAAATCTATACCGGTACCCGTTTTCGTAACCAGATTAGCGCCGGGAACTAAGGAGTCGGACATACTTGATTACGTAAGGTCAGTGCTGGGGATTGATGTCTGGTGTGAAAAACTCAGAACACGATATGACACCTATTCGTCGTTTAAAATCCTTGTTGACTCCAAAAACATCGATAAACTAATGAGTCCTAACGTGTGGCCAGAAGAAGTTTTAGTTCGAAAGTTTTATGTGATACGACATTAG